The following coding sequences are from one Musa acuminata AAA Group cultivar baxijiao chromosome BXJ2-4, Cavendish_Baxijiao_AAA, whole genome shotgun sequence window:
- the LOC103982125 gene encoding uncharacterized protein LOC103982125 isoform X1 translates to MVAHVLPRGSLLLARPTSRRRGSHVTGTAPPVVGRGQRTGCRPSGLTVPRQGRVSALALQSDGLLLSERTSPEEVALLLDCTTWTGAGPGLMDAAFKGALEAKKPVGGFKIARESGEWTSSNFHPYLPPETYLTCRFFSARKHGLVDAAVRNNPSDMTAVVALPGGIGTLDEVFEILALIQLERIGSKFPVPFLLMNYDSFYSKLLDFLDDSGKWGTVARGEVEALWKVCGGNSEASDYLAEFYGLPQTKMNKNKISVEGSGFME, encoded by the exons ATGGTGGCTCATGTTCTTCCTCGTGGTTCTCTTCTGCTCGCTCGCCCAACCTCTCGACGGAGGGGCTCCCACGTTACAGGAACGGCACCACCTGTTGTCGGCCGGGGTCAGAGAACCGGCTGCAGGCCTAGCGGGCTAACCGTGCCTCGACAGGGTAGGGTTTCTGCGCTGGCGTTGCAGTCCGATGGGCTCTTGCTCTCGGAACGAACCAGCCCGGAAGAG GTTGCTCTACTTTTGGACTGCACTACATGGACCGGAGCTGGCCCTGGTCTCATGGATGCCGCCTTTAAGGGTGCTCTTGAAGCAAAGAAGCCAGTTGGGGGATTCAAGATAGCAAGGGAATCGGGCGAGTGGACGTCCTCAAACTTCCATCCCTACCTCCCTCCTGAAACATATCTCACATGCAG GTTTTTCTCAGCGAGGAAACATGGACTGGTGGATGCTGCAGTGCGGAACAATCCATCCGACATGACGGCTGTCGTCGCCTTACCTGGTGGAATTGGAACCCTAGATGAGGTGTTTGAGATTCTTGCCTTGATTCAGCTGGAAAGAATTGGCTCCAAGTTTCCAGTCcccttcctgcttatgaattatgATTCGTTTTACTCGAAGCTGTTGGATTTCCTAGACGACAGTGGAAAATGGGGCACGGTGGCAAGAGGAGAGGTCGAAGCACTGTGGAAAGTATGCGGTGGGAATTCGGAAGCCTCGGACTACTTGGCAGAATTCTATGGACTTCCTCAAACCAAAATGAATAAAAACAAGATTAGTGTAGAGGGGAGTGGATTTATGGAGTGA
- the LOC103982125 gene encoding uncharacterized protein LOC103982125 isoform X2, whose product MVAHVLPRGSLLLARPTSRRRGSHVTGTAPPVVGRGQRTGCRPSGLTVPRQGRVSALALQSDGLLLSERTSPEEVKREIQRCYGLVHKLGRGVVYLGSSRVQVGHPHYEQAMQLAREVALLLDCTTWTGAGPGLMDAAFKGALEAKKPVGGFKIARESGEWTSSNFHPYLPPETYLTCRFFSARKHGLVDAAVRNNPSDMTAVVALPGGIGTLDEVFEILALIQLERIGSKFPVPFLLMNYDSFYSKLLDFLDDSGKWGTVARGEVEALWKVCGGNSEASDYLAEFYGLPQTKMNKNKISVEGSGFME is encoded by the exons ATGGTGGCTCATGTTCTTCCTCGTGGTTCTCTTCTGCTCGCTCGCCCAACCTCTCGACGGAGGGGCTCCCACGTTACAGGAACGGCACCACCTGTTGTCGGCCGGGGTCAGAGAACCGGCTGCAGGCCTAGCGGGCTAACCGTGCCTCGACAGGGTAGGGTTTCTGCGCTGGCGTTGCAGTCCGATGGGCTCTTGCTCTCGGAACGAACCAGCCCGGAAGAG GTGAAGAGGGAAATACAGAGATGCTATGGACTTGTTCACAAGCTCGGAAGGGGCGTAGTGTATCTTGGTTCATCGAGAGTGCAAGTGGGCCATCCACATTACGAGCAAGCGATGCAATTGGCTAGAGAG GTTGCTCTACTTTTGGACTGCACTACATGGACCGGAGCTGGCCCTGGTCTCATGGATGCCGCCTTTAAGGGTGCTCTTGAAGCAAAGAAGCCAGTTGGGGGATTCAAGATAGCAAGGGAATCGGGCGAGTGGACGTCCTCAAACTTCCATCCCTACCTCCCTCCTGAAACATATCTCACATGCAG GTTTTTCTCAGCGAGGAAACATGGACTGGTGGATGCTGCAGTGCGGAACAATCCATCCGACATGACGGCTGTCGTCGCCTTACCTGGTGGAATTGGAACCCTAGATGAGGTGTTTGAGATTCTTGCCTTGATTCAGCTGGAAAGAATTGGCTCCAAGTTTCCAGTCcccttcctgcttatgaattatgATTCGTTTTACTCGAAGCTGTTGGATTTCCTAGACGACAGTGGAAAATGGGGCACGGTGGCAAGAGGAGAGGTCGAAGCACTGTGGAAAGTATGCGGTGGGAATTCGGAAGCCTCGGACTACTTGGCAGAATTCTATGGACTTCCTCAAACCAAAATGAATAAAAACAAGATTAGTGTAGAGGGGAGTGGATTTATGGAGTGA
- the LOC135611348 gene encoding remorin 4.1-like — translation MLNDHRHHHHHAAAAAGDDDHDEGPSDGAEFRDIHELAPRSHPSQGQRRELWEGGSHRSASLSTGSDAANDGFTSVSREFSAMVVAGSAMHNGGGSNHDNHADDGLQNQLARIGEDELEETNPLAIVPDNNPIPSPRRPLPAGDSGAANPADEVPVHLVKKEEVESKISAWQTAEVSKINNRFKRQEVTINGWENEKVEKATAWLKKVERKLEEQRARAMEKMQNDVAKAHHKAAEKRASAEAKRGTKVAKVLELANFMRAVGRAPSKRSFF, via the exons ATGTTGAATGATCACAGGCACCACCACCAtcacgccgccgccgctgctggtgATGATGATCACGACGAAGGCCCCAGCGACGGCGCCGAGTTCCGCGACATCCACGAATTAGCTCCCCGTTCCCACCCCAGCCAAGGGCAGCGGAGGGAGCTGTGGGAGGGCGGCAGCCACCGATCGGCCTCCCTCTCCACCGGGAGCGACGCCGCCAACGACGGCTTCACGAGCGTGAGCAGGGAGTTCAGCGCGATGGTCGTCGCCGGCTCCGCCATGCACAACGGCGGCGGCAGCAACCACGACAACCACGCCGACGACGGGCTCCAGAACCAGCTCGCGCGGATCGGGGAGGACGAGCTGGAGGAGACGAACCCGCTGGCGATCGTCCCCGACAACAACCCCATCCCCTCTCCCCGTCGGCCGCTGCCTGCTGGGGATTCCGGCGCCGCCAACCCTGCCGACGAGGTCCCGGTGCACCTGGTTAAGAAGGAGGAGGTGGAGTCGAAGATATCGGCATGGCAGACGGCGGAGGTCTCCAAGATCAACAACCGCTTCAAGCGCCAGGAGGTGACCATCAACGGGTGGGAGAACGAGAAGGTGGAGAAAGCCACGGCCTGGTTGAAGAAAGTAGAG AGGAAACTGGAGGAGCAGCGGGCGAGGGCGATGGAGAAGATGCAGAACGACGTGGCGAAGGCGCACCACAAGGCAGCGGAGAAGCGGGCGTCGGCGGAGGCCAAGAGGGGAACCAAGGTTGCCAAGGTGCTGGAACTGGCCAACTTCATGAGAGCTGTGGGGAGAGCTCCGTCCAAGCGCTCCTTCTTCTAG